One window from the genome of Mumia sp. ZJ1417 encodes:
- the tmk gene encoding dTMP kinase, producing MAYDPAGTAADTDVNGIRTVMRIKVFRRFWAALGLASLADWIGLLALTAFANSLAEGYAGKNFAIAAVLFARLAPALVIGPFGGYVADRMDRRVTLTAGLFLRAVIFASIPLVGTLWWLVVATVLIEAVNAVWMPTKDATVPTLVPRENLEDANRLNLATTYGSALPAAALFIVATWLTKAVDGLFPVSIPDVDPTMYMVAILFALGGLVILGAREIPAGAGADEQVGVWRTIADGWAYVFRTPLVRGLVLGIVGAFGCGGVVIGLGRVFVGDLGAGDPGYGTLFGAVFLGLGLGMWRGPKVLVQVSRPRMFGVALVGAGLGLLVVALVHNMALVTIFVTLVGFCAGVAWITGYTLLGLEVEEEMRGRTFAFVQSLVRLVLSGVLAIAPLVAGLIGSHTIELRDLGDFTYTGSQIAILIAALIATVFGLVSFRQMNDRHGLTLLAELKQDAATAPSYSTSGLFIAFEGGEGAGKSTQAWMLAEALRADGYRVLLTREPGATPVGEKIRAILLDPATGELAPRAEALLYAADKADHLEKEVNPALARGEIVITDRYVDSALAYQSGGRALDLDEVEAVARWATSRLRPHLTVLLDVDPTLGRSRFGEADRLEAEPEEFHQRVRETFLELASKDRDHYMVVRADRDVVDIADAVLDRVQPLLGHVERVIAPLRPPPPGSPFEEHEQPDEGGPDDDTRIDPSALEERVESFEEAFVGYDTVAEGGDPAQADTEEAGPDRDSDAGRTDGAYGRGGDR from the coding sequence GTGGCATACGACCCCGCAGGCACGGCTGCAGACACTGACGTCAACGGGATCCGCACGGTCATGCGGATCAAGGTGTTCCGTCGGTTCTGGGCTGCGCTCGGGCTGGCGTCGCTCGCCGACTGGATCGGCCTGCTCGCGCTGACGGCGTTCGCCAACTCGCTCGCCGAGGGCTACGCCGGCAAGAACTTCGCGATCGCCGCCGTCCTTTTCGCGCGGCTGGCGCCGGCGCTGGTGATCGGCCCGTTCGGCGGCTACGTCGCCGACCGCATGGACCGCCGCGTCACGCTGACGGCGGGGCTCTTCCTGCGGGCGGTGATCTTTGCGAGTATCCCGCTGGTCGGCACGCTGTGGTGGCTGGTGGTCGCGACCGTGCTCATCGAGGCCGTCAACGCCGTCTGGATGCCGACCAAGGACGCGACCGTCCCGACACTGGTGCCCCGCGAGAACCTCGAGGACGCCAACCGCCTCAACCTCGCCACCACGTACGGGTCGGCGCTGCCGGCCGCGGCGCTCTTCATCGTCGCGACGTGGCTCACGAAGGCGGTCGACGGGCTCTTCCCGGTCTCGATCCCCGACGTCGACCCGACGATGTACATGGTGGCGATCCTCTTCGCGCTCGGCGGCCTGGTGATCCTCGGTGCGCGCGAGATCCCCGCAGGCGCTGGTGCCGACGAGCAGGTCGGCGTGTGGCGCACGATCGCCGACGGCTGGGCGTACGTCTTCCGTACGCCGCTGGTGCGCGGGCTGGTCCTCGGGATCGTCGGCGCGTTCGGGTGCGGCGGCGTCGTCATCGGGCTCGGGCGTGTCTTCGTCGGAGACCTCGGTGCAGGCGACCCCGGCTACGGCACCTTATTCGGTGCGGTGTTCCTCGGCCTCGGCCTCGGCATGTGGCGCGGCCCCAAGGTCCTCGTCCAGGTGAGCCGCCCACGGATGTTCGGCGTCGCGCTGGTCGGAGCGGGCCTCGGTCTCCTTGTCGTCGCGCTTGTGCACAACATGGCGCTCGTGACGATCTTTGTGACGCTCGTCGGGTTCTGCGCCGGCGTCGCCTGGATCACCGGCTACACCCTGCTCGGGCTCGAGGTCGAAGAGGAGATGCGCGGACGCACGTTCGCGTTCGTGCAGTCCCTCGTCCGGCTCGTGCTGTCCGGCGTCCTCGCGATCGCGCCGCTCGTCGCCGGACTCATCGGCAGCCACACGATCGAGCTGCGCGACCTCGGCGACTTCACCTACACCGGCTCGCAGATCGCGATCCTCATCGCGGCGCTGATCGCGACCGTCTTCGGCCTGGTCTCGTTCCGCCAGATGAACGACCGGCACGGCCTCACGCTGCTCGCCGAGCTCAAGCAGGACGCGGCGACGGCTCCTTCGTACTCCACGAGCGGGCTGTTCATCGCGTTCGAGGGTGGTGAGGGTGCAGGCAAGTCCACGCAGGCGTGGATGCTCGCCGAGGCCCTGCGCGCCGACGGCTACCGCGTGCTCCTCACCCGCGAGCCGGGAGCCACGCCGGTCGGCGAGAAGATTCGCGCCATCCTGCTCGACCCTGCGACGGGCGAGCTCGCGCCCCGCGCCGAGGCGCTGCTCTACGCCGCGGACAAGGCCGACCACCTTGAGAAGGAGGTCAACCCGGCGCTTGCGCGAGGCGAGATCGTGATCACCGACCGCTACGTCGACTCCGCCCTCGCCTACCAGTCGGGCGGGCGCGCGCTCGATCTCGACGAGGTCGAGGCCGTGGCACGGTGGGCGACCTCGCGGCTGCGGCCGCACCTCACGGTGCTGCTCGACGTCGACCCCACGCTGGGTCGCTCGCGCTTCGGCGAGGCCGACCGTCTCGAGGCGGAGCCGGAGGAGTTCCACCAGCGCGTGCGCGAGACGTTCCTCGAGCTCGCCTCGAAGGACCGCGACCACTACATGGTGGTGCGCGCCGACCGCGACGTCGTCGACATCGCCGACGCCGTCCTCGACCGTGTGCAGCCCCTGCTCGGTCACGTGGAGCGCGTGATCGCGCCGCTGCGACCGCCGCCGCCGGGATCGCCGTTCGAGGAGCACGAGCAGCCGGACGAGGGCGGCCCCGACGACGACACCCGGATCGACCCGAGCGCGCTCGAGGAGCGCGTCGAGTCGTTCGAGGAGGCGTTCGTCGGGTACGACACGGTGGCCGAGGGCGGCGATCCTGCCCAGGCCGACACGGAGGAGGCGGGCCCCGACCGCGATTCCGACGCCGGGCGTACGGACGGTGCGTACGGGCGTGGAGGCGACCGGTGA
- a CDS encoding HipA domain-containing protein has protein sequence MPEKALEIYLDGEHIGRLVEAAGGALKFSYDSGRTPTDVPLSLSMPTTATTHQNRVVRAYLDGLLPDNDQVRRRWAEEYGVSARNPFALLRHVGRDAAGAIQVIPPGDDVSDAAESQGDIDWLDESRLHDLLEAIARHPDDWGGMQRSGRWSLAGAQSKVALFGEAGRWGTPRDATPTTHILKPAISGYEGHHLNEHLCLRAAAEAGLRAARTTLLVHDEWDIVVSERYDREKRGARWRRLHQEDLCQALGQPPEKKYQADGGPGIADVGALFSRLRGSARASLTRDFFDALAFNVLIGAPDAHAKNYSVMLGRRGAVSLAPLYDVASIVPYYPGDPVMSAMKIGDAWETSKIGVSDWAKVGRQLGLRDDAVEERLSRLTRVLPEAFERAATTDVPDTLRAQAAEMADAITQHVRRVGTSFL, from the coding sequence ATGCCTGAGAAGGCGCTCGAGATCTACCTGGACGGAGAGCACATCGGGCGCCTCGTCGAGGCTGCCGGTGGCGCGCTCAAGTTCTCGTACGACTCCGGTCGCACTCCCACCGACGTCCCGCTCTCACTCTCGATGCCGACCACCGCCACCACCCACCAGAACCGCGTCGTACGGGCGTACCTGGACGGCCTCCTGCCCGACAACGACCAGGTGCGTCGTCGGTGGGCCGAGGAGTACGGCGTCTCCGCACGCAACCCGTTCGCGCTGCTCCGACACGTCGGACGGGATGCAGCGGGAGCGATCCAAGTGATCCCGCCAGGAGATGATGTTTCGGATGCGGCCGAGAGCCAGGGAGACATCGACTGGCTCGACGAATCCCGACTCCATGACCTGCTCGAAGCGATAGCGCGTCACCCGGACGACTGGGGTGGGATGCAGCGCAGCGGCCGCTGGAGTCTGGCGGGCGCCCAGTCGAAGGTCGCGCTCTTCGGTGAAGCCGGGCGATGGGGGACGCCGCGAGATGCGACCCCGACGACGCACATCCTGAAGCCGGCGATCTCGGGATACGAGGGCCACCACCTGAACGAGCACCTGTGTCTGCGAGCGGCTGCCGAGGCCGGACTCCGCGCCGCCCGAACGACCCTTCTCGTCCACGACGAGTGGGATATCGTCGTCTCTGAGAGATACGACCGGGAGAAGCGCGGCGCGCGGTGGCGGCGTCTTCACCAGGAGGACCTCTGTCAGGCGCTGGGGCAGCCTCCCGAGAAGAAGTATCAGGCCGACGGGGGACCGGGGATCGCCGATGTCGGTGCCCTCTTCTCGCGGCTGCGGGGGTCGGCTCGTGCCTCGCTCACGAGGGACTTCTTCGACGCCCTCGCCTTCAACGTCCTGATCGGTGCGCCGGATGCACATGCGAAGAACTACTCCGTCATGCTCGGACGACGCGGTGCCGTCAGCCTGGCACCGCTCTACGACGTGGCCAGCATCGTGCCCTATTACCCGGGTGACCCCGTCATGTCGGCGATGAAGATCGGGGACGCCTGGGAGACGTCGAAGATCGGAGTCTCCGACTGGGCGAAGGTGGGTCGTCAGCTCGGGCTCCGCGATGATGCCGTCGAGGAGCGGCTTTCACGCCTGACTCGCGTGCTGCCCGAGGCCTTCGAGCGCGCCGCGACGACTGACGTCCCCGACACGCTGCGCGCACAAGCCGCCGAGATGGCGGACGCGATCACCCAGCACGTCCGCCGAGTCGGCACGTCGTTCCTGTAG
- a CDS encoding low temperature requirement protein A: MPTIGRLSLGGLPARDPGEQHRSATPLELLTDLCFVVAVAQASTQLHHATSEGHLATGLLHYALVFFAIWWTWLNFAWFASAYDDDGVAYRLLTLLQIVGSLVIAAGIPRMFDGDFLLVVIGYVIMRVGLVAQWLRAAVGDPGHRATCLRYAGGIAAVQCLWFVLLLGPRGLQVPEFVLFAACELAVPVWAERAGQTPWHARHIAERYGLFFIIVLGETVLSVTLAIQQAVDDEALEGSLLPVATSGVVIVFAVWWLYFARDSAAAVERARGTGMEYLWGFGHYLVFASAAAVGAALAARVDVVTHHGSAAGASGLLLCLAVAVLLAACWALTVLPEDRSVTTGTRWAVAVVVVLALAAVPSPELWVALTCALLLAAELYAASPQGRVRDAPEAS, encoded by the coding sequence ATGCCAACCATCGGAAGGCTCAGCCTCGGCGGGCTGCCCGCGCGCGACCCGGGAGAGCAGCACAGGTCCGCGACGCCGCTGGAGCTGCTCACCGACCTGTGCTTCGTGGTCGCGGTCGCGCAGGCGTCGACGCAGCTGCACCACGCGACGAGCGAGGGCCACCTCGCGACCGGGCTGCTGCACTACGCGCTGGTCTTCTTCGCGATCTGGTGGACGTGGCTGAACTTCGCGTGGTTCGCCTCGGCGTACGACGACGACGGTGTCGCGTACCGGCTCCTCACGCTCCTGCAGATCGTCGGCTCGCTGGTCATCGCGGCGGGGATCCCACGGATGTTCGACGGCGACTTCCTGCTCGTGGTCATCGGGTACGTCATCATGCGCGTCGGGCTCGTGGCCCAGTGGCTGCGCGCGGCGGTCGGTGACCCGGGGCACAGGGCGACGTGTCTGCGGTACGCGGGCGGGATCGCTGCGGTCCAGTGCCTGTGGTTCGTCCTGCTCCTCGGTCCCCGGGGGCTGCAGGTCCCCGAGTTCGTGCTGTTCGCGGCGTGCGAGCTCGCGGTCCCGGTGTGGGCGGAGCGAGCGGGGCAGACCCCGTGGCACGCCCGCCACATCGCCGAGCGGTACGGACTGTTCTTCATCATCGTGCTCGGCGAGACCGTGCTGTCCGTGACGCTGGCGATCCAGCAGGCGGTGGACGACGAGGCGCTCGAAGGGAGCCTGCTCCCGGTGGCGACCTCCGGCGTCGTGATCGTCTTCGCGGTGTGGTGGCTCTACTTCGCCCGCGACTCGGCGGCCGCGGTGGAGCGGGCACGAGGCACGGGGATGGAGTACCTCTGGGGTTTCGGCCACTACCTGGTCTTCGCGTCCGCGGCGGCGGTCGGTGCGGCGCTGGCGGCACGCGTCGACGTCGTGACCCACCACGGGAGTGCGGCGGGTGCGAGCGGGTTGCTGCTGTGCCTGGCGGTGGCCGTGCTGCTGGCGGCATGCTGGGCGCTGACGGTGCTCCCGGAGGACCGCTCGGTGACGACCGGGACGCGATGGGCGGTCGCGGTCGTCGTGGTGCTGGCGCTCGCCGCCGTACCGTCTCCGGAGCTCTGGGTCGCTCTGACCTGCGCCCTCCTGTTGGCCGCCGAGCTGTACGCCGCGTCACCTCAAGGTCGGGTCAGGGACGCGCCGGAGGCGAGCTGA